Genomic segment of Anaeromyxobacter sp.:
TGGTGGCGCGGGAGCTGGCGGAGGCGCGGGTGCCGGTGCTGCTCGACCCGCAGGAGGACCTGCCGGCCTCCTTCGATCAGCTGGGCGCGCGGTCCGACAACGCGGCCCTGCTGGCGGCCGCCGGGGTGCCGGTGCTGATCGCGCCGCGCGGCATGGCCGGCGAGCCGCACCAGGCCAGGACGCTGCGGCAGGTGGCCGGGTTGGCCGTGGCCCACGGGCTGCCGTGGGCGCTGGCCCTGCGCGGCGTCACCGCCGGCGTGGCCGAGGCCTACGGCCTGCCGGGCGGCCGCGTCGCCGAGGGCGTGGTGGCCGACCTGGTGCTCTGGAGCGGCGACCCGCTCGAGCTGTCGAGCCGGCCGCTGGCCATGTGGATCGGCGGGCGCCAGGCGCCGCTGGCCTCGCGCCAGCAGGCGCTGCTGGAGCGCTACCGGGTGCTGGGCCCCGAGGCGCCCGGCGCGGTGGAGCCGGCGCGCCGGCCCTAGCCGGGGCGGGCGCCGGCGGCGCCCGGGCGGAGGCGCCGGCCCGGCCGCGCCGGTGGTTCAGCGCCCGGGCCGGTCGAAGCCGAGCTTCCGGAGGAGCGGCTGCACGGAGGGAGGGCGACCGCGGAAGTCGACGTAGAGCTTCATGGGATCCTCCGACCGCCCCTTCTCGAGCAGCGTGCGGAAGCGGCGCGCCGTGGCCTGGTCGAAGAGCCCCTTCTCCTGGAAGGCGGCGAAGGCGTCGGCGTCGAGCACCTCGGCCCACTTGTAGCTGTAGTAGCCGGCCGAGTAGCCGCCGCCCGGGCCGAAGATGTGCTGGAAGGAGGTGGTCCGGTAGCGCGGCACGATGGTGGACGGCAGCGACATGCGGGCCAGCGCCACCCGCTCGAGGGCCTTGGCGTCCACCTCGGCGGTGGTGGTGAGGGTGTGCCACTCCAGGTCGAGGAGCGACGCCGCCAGGTACTCCACGTTCTTGAAGCCCTGGTCGAAGCGGGCGGTGCGCTGGATCTTCTCGACCAGCGCCGGCGGGATGGGCGCCCCGGTCTTCCAGTGGCGGGCGTAGCCCCGCAGCACCTCGGGCTCGGTGGCCCAGTTCTCCATCACCTGGCTCGGCAGCTCGACGAAGTCGCGCGGCACCTGGCCCAGGCCGAGGTAGCGCTTCTTCCCGAGGATGGCGTGCAGCCCGTGGCCCAGCTCGTGGAAGAGGGTCTCCACCTCCTCGAGCGAGAGCAGGGCCGGGGCGTCGCCCACCCCGCGCGAGAAGTTGCCGACGTTGTAGACCAGCGGCCGGATCTCCCTGCCGTCCTTGACCCACTGGCCCCGGAAGCCGGAGGCCCAGGCCCCGGAGCGCTTCCCGGGCCGCGGGTGGTAGTCCACCAGGAAGACCGCCAGGTGGGAGCCGTCGCGGTCCTTCACCTCGAAGGCCTTCACCTCCGGGTGGTAGACGGGCACCCCCGTGAGCTCGGTGAAGGTGATGCCGTAGAGCTTGCCGGCCACCGCGAAGGCCCCGTCGCGCACCCGGTCCACCGGGAAGTACGGCCGCAGCTCCGACTCGTCGAGGGCGTAGCGGGCCTGGCGCACCTTCTCCGTGTAGAAGAACCAGTCCCAGGGCTCCACCGGGTGGTCCCGGCCGGCCGCCTTGACCGCCGCGGCCAGCGCCTCGGCCTCCGCGGCGGCCGCCTCCTTGGCCGGGCCCCACAGCTGGTTGAGCAGCCCGTAGACCCGCGCCGGGGTGCCGGCCATGGAGTCGTCGAGCACGTAGTCTGCCCAGGTGGCGAACCCGAGGAGCCGGGCCTTCTCGACCCGGAGCGCCGCCACCCGGGAGGCCAGCCCGTTGTTGTCGGTGGCGCCGCCGTGATCCGCCTTGGTGGTGTAGGCGGTGAAGAGCTGGCGGCGCAGCTCGCGGTCCTCCGCGTACTGCAGGAACGGCCAGATGGACGGGGCCTGCAGCGTGAAGACCCATCGCCCCTCCAGCCCGGCCTTCCGAGCCGCCTCGGCGGCGCCGGCCACCACCCGCTCCGGCAGGCCGGCCAGCTGCGCCGTCCGGTCGAGCACCAGCCTGTAGGCGTTGGTCTCCGCCAGCAGGTTGTCGCCGAACTTCACGCCGGCGCTGGCCAACTCGGCGTTCACCTCGCGGAGCCGGACCTGCTGCGCCGGCCCGAGCTCGGCGCCGGCGCGGACGAAGCGCTTCCAGGTCCGCTCCAGCAGCATCTGCTGGTCCACCGCCAGGTCGAGCCGCTCCCGCTGGGACCAGACCGCCTGGACCCTGGCGTAGAGGCGGGCATCGAGCGCGATGTCGTCCCGGTGGGTCGTGAGCAGCGGCGTCACCTTCCGGTTGATGGCCTGCAGCGCCTCGGTGGTGTCGGCCCCGACCAGCCCGAAGAAGACCGCCGAGACCCGGGCGAGCCGCTCGCCGACCCCGTCGAGCGCCGCCACCGTGTTCTCGAAGGTGGCCGGCGCCTGGCTGGTGGCGATGACCTCGACCTCGCGCCGCTCGGTGGCCATGGCCGCCTCGAAGGCCGGCAGGTGGTGCTCGACCCTGATCTCGGCGAAGGGCGGCAGGCCGAACGGGGTGTTCCAGTCGGCGAGGAGGGGGTTGTCGGCCAGGGTCGCGGTCGCGGTCGCGGTCGCGGTCGGGGTCGCGGTCGGGGTCGCGGTCGGGGTCGCGGTCGGGGTTGGGGTCGGGGTCGCGGTCGGGGTCGGGGTCGGTCGGGATCGCGGTCGGGGTCGTGGTCGCGGTCGGGGTCGCAGTCGTGGTGGCGCAGGCGTTCAGCGTGGCGAGCGTCAGCGCGGCGGCGAGGGAGGTGCGGAGGGAGCGCGGCATGGGTGTCTCCACTGGAAACTCGGGAACGGTCCTGGCCGGCGCAGCGCGCCGGCCGGTCAGGCCTTCACGCTGCTGGTCAGCCTTCGGAGCAGGGGCACGCAGAGCAGCATGAGGCCGGCCGCGGCCAGGCTGGTGACCACGAAGATGGAGAAGAAGCCGGCGTTGGTCTGGGAGATGCGCTGCACCGCCCCGCCCAGCCCCTCCTCCAGCACGGCGGGCGCCTGCCCGGGCGTGGGGGTGTAGGCGGCCAGCGCGCCGGCGATCTTGTTGGCGGTGGCGTTGGCCAGGTACCAGGCCCCCAGGAGCAGGGAGGCGAAGCGAGCCGGCGCGATCTTGCTCACGTAGGACAGCCCCACCGGCGAGAGGCACAGCTCGCCGAAGGTGTGGAAGGAGTAGGCCAGCAGCAGCCAGATCGGGCTGACCTTCACCCCGGCGTCGGCCCGCGCCCCACCGGCCACCAGGAAGAGGAACCCCACCCCGAGCAGCGCCAGCCCGAAGACCATCTTGAGGGCGGTGGGTGGCTCCTTGCCACGGCGCGCCAGCGCCCCCCACAGCCCCGCGAAGACCGGCCCGAAGACCAGGATGATGGTCGGGTTGACCGACTGGAACCAGGAGGACGGGATGTCGAAGCCCCCCACCGTGAGGTCGGTGAACTTGTCGGCGAACAGGTTCATGGAGCTGCCGGCCTGCTCGTAGGCGGCCCAGAAGAAGACCACGAAGAAGGCGGCCAGGAAGATCGCCAGCACCCGGCGCCGCTCCTCGCCGTGGGTGCCGAGCACCGTGACCGCCAGCGCGCCGCCGATGGCCGCGCCCAGCACCACCGGCTGGAGCGCCAGGCCGCCCAGCAGGGCCGCCAGCGCCCCGCCCGCCGCCGCCCCGCCGGCCGCGTCGAGCAGCAGCACCCGCCTCGGCGGACCGACCTCGCCCTCGCCCGGCTGGACCCCGGCCGCCTGCCTGGCCGGCACGCCCACCCCGATGCCCGGCATGTAGCGGTCGCGCCCCCACAGGTAGATGAGCAGGCCGAGCACCATGCCCACACCGGCGGCGCCGAAGCCGTAGTGCCAGCCCCAGCGCTCGCTCTGGGCCAGGTAGCCGCACACCAGCGGGCCGATGGCCGCGCCGGCGTTGACCCCCATGTAGAAGATGGTGAAGCCGGCGTCGCGGCGCGAGTCCCCGGGCGCGTACATCTGGCCGACCTGCGCCGCGGCGTTGGGCTTGAAGAAGCCGGTGCCGACGATGATCAGCCCGAGGCCGGCGTAGAAGGACGGCAGGCCGGGCATGGCCAGCGCGAAGTGGCCGAGGGCGATGATGACGCTGCCGAGCACCATCGAGCGGCGGGTGCCGATGAGCCGGTCGGCCAGGTATCCGCCGATGAGCGGCGTCAGGTAGACCAGGCTGGTGTAGGTGCCGTAGAGGCGCGCCGCCTCCGCCTTGTCCCACTGCAGCCCGTTCACCAGGTAGAGCACCAGCAGGGCCCGCATGCCGTAGTAGGAGAAGCGCTCCCACATCTCGACCACGAAGATCAGCCCCAGCCCGCGGGGGTGGCCGAAGAAGGCGCGGTCCCCCTGCACCGCGGCGACGGAGGGGTGGAGCGGTGCGGCGGGCGGCGACGGGGGCACGAGGACCTCGGGGCGGCGGGAGCGGGCGGCGGGACGGTACAGGGAGACGCCCCGGCGCCCGGCGTGACGGGCGACGGGCACGGCGCCCCGGGCCGGTGGGGGCACGGGACGCGCCGGCCGGGACCGGCGGAAGAGACCATGTTTCGGACGCAGCGTCACCCCGATCCGGGGGGCCAC
This window contains:
- a CDS encoding M3 family metallopeptidase, which codes for MADNPLLADWNTPFGLPPFAEIRVEHHLPAFEAAMATERREVEVIATSQAPATFENTVAALDGVGERLARVSAVFFGLVGADTTEALQAINRKVTPLLTTHRDDIALDARLYARVQAVWSQRERLDLAVDQQMLLERTWKRFVRAGAELGPAQQVRLREVNAELASAGVKFGDNLLAETNAYRLVLDRTAQLAGLPERVVAGAAEAARKAGLEGRWVFTLQAPSIWPFLQYAEDRELRRQLFTAYTTKADHGGATDNNGLASRVAALRVEKARLLGFATWADYVLDDSMAGTPARVYGLLNQLWGPAKEAAAAEAEALAAAVKAAGRDHPVEPWDWFFYTEKVRQARYALDESELRPYFPVDRVRDGAFAVAGKLYGITFTELTGVPVYHPEVKAFEVKDRDGSHLAVFLVDYHPRPGKRSGAWASGFRGQWVKDGREIRPLVYNVGNFSRGVGDAPALLSLEEVETLFHELGHGLHAILGKKRYLGLGQVPRDFVELPSQVMENWATEPEVLRGYARHWKTGAPIPPALVEKIQRTARFDQGFKNVEYLAASLLDLEWHTLTTTAEVDAKALERVALARMSLPSTIVPRYRTTSFQHIFGPGGGYSAGYYSYKWAEVLDADAFAAFQEKGLFDQATARRFRTLLEKGRSEDPMKLYVDFRGRPPSVQPLLRKLGFDRPGR
- a CDS encoding peptide MFS transporter; protein product: MQGDRAFFGHPRGLGLIFVVEMWERFSYYGMRALLVLYLVNGLQWDKAEAARLYGTYTSLVYLTPLIGGYLADRLIGTRRSMVLGSVIIALGHFALAMPGLPSFYAGLGLIIVGTGFFKPNAAAQVGQMYAPGDSRRDAGFTIFYMGVNAGAAIGPLVCGYLAQSERWGWHYGFGAAGVGMVLGLLIYLWGRDRYMPGIGVGVPARQAAGVQPGEGEVGPPRRVLLLDAAGGAAAGGALAALLGGLALQPVVLGAAIGGALAVTVLGTHGEERRRVLAIFLAAFFVVFFWAAYEQAGSSMNLFADKFTDLTVGGFDIPSSWFQSVNPTIILVFGPVFAGLWGALARRGKEPPTALKMVFGLALLGVGFLFLVAGGARADAGVKVSPIWLLLAYSFHTFGELCLSPVGLSYVSKIAPARFASLLLGAWYLANATANKIAGALAAYTPTPGQAPAVLEEGLGGAVQRISQTNAGFFSIFVVTSLAAAGLMLLCVPLLRRLTSSVKA